GGGGGAGCTGGGCCGGGTGCGCTGGTTGGTAGCAGGTGCCGAGGGTGGGCTGGAAGGACTCATTGCAGATGAAAAAGCAGAAAGTAAGCGAACGAAGAACGCCACCGCCGGCGGCTCGCGCAAGCAGGGCTAGCCGGTTGGTGTCGTACTTTGCCTGGCTCGTCAGTCATTAGTGAAAATCGAACCTCTCCTTCCGTCGCAGCCAGGCTGGGCCGTATACGCCGCCGAGGCCCCGGCCGGCCAACCGCCCGCTGCGCCGCGGCTGCCGCTGGCCTTCGAGCCCTTCCTGTTTCTGACACCGGCCCACCAGGCGCTGCAGGCGCACGGCCAGCCGGTGCTGGCGTTGTACCTTGAAGACCCCACCGCGGGCCGCACCGTGGCGCAGTTTTTTGTGGTGCCCGATGGGGCTGGGCCGGGCCTGGCGCGCTCGCCGGGGCAAGCCAGCTTTGGTGGGGTGCAGCTAGCCCCCGGCCTGCCCCTGGCGGCCCTGCACCTTCTGCTCGACGCGGCCGAAGCCGCCCTGCGCCAGCGCCAGCAGCACACGCTGGAAGTGCGGAGCTACGCCGATTGCTACGACCCGGCCGGGGCTGCCACCCAGGCCGAGGCGCTGCGCCAGCGGGGCTACGCAGAAGTGCTGGCCGAGCAAAATTATTACCTAACCACCGCGCGCGACTACGTGACCCACCTGCGGCCCAACGAGCGGCGTGCCCTGCGCAAGCTGCAGCACACGGGCCTGGTCATAGAGCAGGAGCCCCCGTTAGTGTTGCCCTGGGCCTACGAGTTTATGCAGGCCTGCCGCCGCGAGCGGCAGCAGGCCCCGCTATCGCTGTCCCTGGAGCGGGTGCAGGCTCTGTTTCGGGCTTTTCCGCGGCAGCACGTGCTGCTCTCAGTGCGCGAGCCGTCGGGCGAGTGGGCCGCGCTGGCCGTGGCCATTCAGGCTAGCCCCGGGGTGCTCTACAATTTTTACCTGGCGAGCCCCCTGCGGCTGCGCAAACTGAGCCCGGCGCTACTGCTCTACCAAGGCTTGCACACCTTTGCCCAAGCCACGGGCTGCCATTTAGTCGATTTAGGTACTTCGACGCTGCCGAGCGGCCGCCCCAATACCTCCCTGCTGGATTTTAAGCGGCGCCTTGGCGGTGTGGGCAGCTGGCGGCTGACTTGGCGGAAGCGGCTTTAGTGCCCAGTTACCGTTATTTTTCGCTTCCGCAAAATCTTGCCCGCTTGTCAGTTGCTCCCCGTTCTGCGCCTGCCATCAGCTTGGTGGCTCACCTGCGCACCTTTGTGCGGGGCACCGCCGGCACTGGGGCGGCCGTGGCGGCGCGCACCGCCGGGGCGCTGCTGCTGAGCAAGCTGCTGGCCCTCTACGGCGGCCCCGGTGGCCTCACTCAACTGGCCCAGCTTCAAAACCTGATGGCCCTGTTTGGGGCCCTGCCTACCGACGGCGTGCAGCTGGGTGCCACCACCTATCTGGCGCCGCTACGCCCTGGCAGCCCACGCTTTGGCCTGTGGCTAGGGGCGGCGGCCTGGCTGATAGCCTCGTTGGTGGGCGGGGCCGGGCTGCTGCTGCTCTTGTTTGGCGGGCCCGCGTGGCCAGCCGGCCGGGCGCTGGTGTTTGCCGGAGCTATGCTGGTTATTACCCTCCAAGCGCTAGTGGGTGTAACCTTGCTGGTGGCGGGCCGGCGCACGGGCTACGTAGTCCTGACGACCGTACTGAGTGCGCTGGGGCCCGCCGCCGTGGCCGCCCTGCTGGCACTGGGGCAGCCGCTGAGCCGGGTGCTGCTCGGCTACGTGGTGGGGCAGGCGCTTACGGGAGGGCTGGCGCTGCGGCTGGCCAGCCGGGCGGGGCTGCTGCGGGGCTGGCCGGGACGCTTCTGGCCGAGCCATGTGGCCCTGCGGGAGCTCACAAAGTTTCTGCTGATGGCCTTGGGCAACCTGCTCTTCGGCCGGGTGGTGGAGTATGCGGTGCGGGCCTACCTCATGGCGCATTTTGCGCCCTCAGCCACCGATTTATGGCAGGCGGTCGTCAAGCTTTCGGACAATTATACCCTGGTCGCCATCGCGGTGCTG
The genomic region above belongs to Hymenobacter sp. BRD128 and contains:
- a CDS encoding GNAT family N-acetyltransferase, with protein sequence MKIEPLLPSQPGWAVYAAEAPAGQPPAAPRLPLAFEPFLFLTPAHQALQAHGQPVLALYLEDPTAGRTVAQFFVVPDGAGPGLARSPGQASFGGVQLAPGLPLAALHLLLDAAEAALRQRQQHTLEVRSYADCYDPAGAATQAEALRQRGYAEVLAEQNYYLTTARDYVTHLRPNERRALRKLQHTGLVIEQEPPLVLPWAYEFMQACRRERQQAPLSLSLERVQALFRAFPRQHVLLSVREPSGEWAALAVAIQASPGVLYNFYLASPLRLRKLSPALLLYQGLHTFAQATGCHLVDLGTSTLPSGRPNTSLLDFKRRLGGVGSWRLTWRKRL